A stretch of Podospora bellae-mahoneyi strain CBS 112042 chromosome 5, whole genome shotgun sequence DNA encodes these proteins:
- the TGL5 gene encoding Lipase 5 (EggNog:ENOG503NU26; COG:I) encodes MTDLLVHGPPIIQVSTVEDGKLKASKRPRPRPAPLKLKKTSPSHSYIPLLTKIVRDASNLVLSWRDGLTESEREDKRRTEERMQILAARMHSATSLRDWNAAAKELDALEGNDEWKLDDASGDYHPQLIRLKLKELDAARIDCDISTMMYLIRTALSRDLGGMGNIDLYRHSYIGTKSLIERYVESAVKTIEALVEKSAHSIPAGMEPQDLLEGMLYARQSFGRSALLLSGGATFGMSHIGVLKALYESKLLPRIISGASAGSIVCAVLCTRKDEEIPALVEAFPYGDLGVFEGEKDGLSDHIRRLLTEGCWADISNLTRVMRSWLGDVTFQEAYNRTRRICNICVSSASIYELPRLLNYITAPNVMIWSAVAASCSVPLVFQAASLLVKDPATGAHVPWNPTPQHWIDGSVDNDLPMTRLAEMFNVNHFIVSQVNPHIVPFLSKDDRLYPATTPGKLRQQKESPDSGAWLDTLTTLAKEETLHRLQFMTELGIFPNLFTKLRCILSQKYSGDITILPETAVHDLPLILKNPTPDFMMRNCLIGERATWPKLSRIRDRLAIELALDQAVHNLRARVVFSKSQVELRRLVGVSEPQGPTRRTFHSRGKSVELTTGGYARSSYTPCDQEPSFGEATPVRAWDRRRRSSGGSIQLLAARHEKHFQNMQDMEDEWTDKESEEDERLEMSLRGRNRMHRAGTRRPGSKTRATSRPRTRSKPRLKRASQSHGSLRAGRPVHHDYFHSPGIPLYDFAKPLSPSHPGDDSAVAMEDFNVDDPPKPLPVAITPVGIKIVRSSPPGNNHHSDADVDSDSDPYHSGSPRKDSVL; translated from the exons ATGACGGACCTGCTCGTTCATGGCCCTCCCATTATTCAAGTCAGCactgttgaggatggcaagcTCAAAGCGTCTaagaggccgaggccgaggccggcGCCGCTAAAGCTGAAGAAAACATCACCTTCACACTCCTACATCCCACTATTAACCAAGATTGTCCGGGACGCTAGCAACCTTGTCTTATCATGGCGAGATGGCCTCACCGAGTCGGAACGCGAGGATAAGAGGCggacggaggagaggatgcAGATTCTGGCAGCGCGCATGCACAGC GCTACTTCGCTGCGGGATTGGAACGCCGCTGCTAAAGAATTAGATGCGCTCGAAGGGAATGACGAATGGAAGCTCGACGATGCAAGTGGCGACTACCACCCCCAACTGATCCGactcaagctcaaggagttGGATGCTGCCCGGATCGACTGTGATATCAGCACCATGATGTATCTCATCCGAACAGCCCTCTCGCGAGACCTTGGTGGAATGGGAAACATTGACTTGTACCGCCATTCGTACATTGGGACCAAGAGCCTCATCGAACGCTACGTGGAGTCGGCCGTCAAAACGATCGAGGCACTGGTGGAGAAGAGTGCCCACTCGATCCCGGCCGGCATGGAACCCCAAGATTTGCTGGAGGGCATGCTCTACGCTCGACAGAGTTTCGGAAGGAGTGCTCTGCTCCTGAGCGGCGGAGCAACCTTTGGCATGTCCCACATCGGCGTCTTGAAGGCACTCTATGAATCCAAGCTGCTGCCGCGCATCATCTCCGGTGCTTCGGCTGGTTCAATTGTTTGTGCTGTTCTGTGTACACGCAAGGACGAAGAAATTCCCGCCTTGGTCGAGGCGTTCCCTTATGGAGACTTGGGCGTTTTTGAAGGCGAGAAGGACGGTCTTTCTGATCACATTCGACGACTCCTTACCGAAGGGTGCTGGGCCGACATATCGAACCTGACCAGGGTAATGCGCAGCTGGCTCGGTGACGTGACATTCCAAGAGGCCTACAACCGAACAAGAAGAATATGCAACATTTGCGTGTCTTCAGCTTCGATTTACGAGCTGCCTAGGCTGCTCAACTACATCACGGCCCCTAATGTCATGATCTGGTCAGCCGTGGCAGCTTCGTGTTCGGTTCCTCTCGTCTTCCAGGCTGCTTCTTTGCTAGTCAAAGATCCAGCAACCGGTGCCCATGTGCCCTGGaacccaacaccacaacactGGATTGATGGCTCGGTGGACAATGACCTGCCCATGACCCGACTTGCCGAGATGTTCAACGTCAACCATTTCATCGTCTCACAGGTCAACCCACATATCGTTCCTTTCCTCTCCAAGGACGACCGTCTTTATCCGGCGACAACCCCAGGAAAGCTTCGTCAGCAGAAAGAATCCCCAGACAGCGGGGCCTGGCTAGACACGCTCACAACACTAGCCAAAGAGGAAACACTCCACAGACTCCAGTTCATGACAGAGTTGGGCATCTTTCCCAACCTGTTTACCAAATTGCGCTGCATCTTAAGCCAGAAGTACTCAGGGGATATCACCATTCTTCCCGAGACGGCTGTGCATGACTTGCCTCTGATCTTGAAGAACCCCACACCGGACTTCATGATGCGCAACTGCCTGATTGGTGAGAGGGCAACCTGGCCTAAACTCAGCCGCATCCGTGATCGACTGGCTATTGAGCTGGCGCTGGACCAGGCCGTTCACAACCTGAGGGCCCGGGTGGTGTTCAGCAAGAGCCAGGTAGAGCTTCGTCGTCTTGTGGGAGTCTCAGAGCCGCAGGGGCCGACGAGAAGAACATTTCACAGCAGAGGTAAAAGTGTTGAGCTCACGACCGGAGGCTATGCACGTTCTAGTTATACGCCTTGTGACCAAGAGCCATCATTTGGCGAAGCGACTCCTGTAAGAGCTTGGGACAGAAGACGCCGCAGTTCTGGCGGTAGCATCCAACTGCTGGCGGCCAGACACGAGAAGCATTTCCAGAATATGCAGGATATGGAGGACGAGTGGACGGACAAAGAGTCTGAAGAGGATGAAAGACTAGAGATGAGCCTTCGTGGCCGGAACAGGATGCACCGGGCCGGTACACGACGTCCTGGTAGCAAAACACGTGCTACCAGCAGACCCCGTACGAGGAGCAAGCCACGACTCAAGCGTGCTAGCCAGAGCCACGGTAGCTTGCGTGCTGGACGGCCCGTACATCACGATTACTTCCATTCGCCCGGGATACCATTGTATGACTTCGCAAAGCCTCTATCCCCAAGTCATCCGGGAGACGACTCGGCAGTGGCAATGGAGGATTTCAACGTTGACGATCCGCCCAAACCATTGCCGGTGGCTATTACCCCGGTCGGCATCAAGATCGTGAGATCCTCCCCTCCAGGAAACAATCATCATTCAGATGCGGATGTCGACAGCGATTCGGACCCCTATCACAGCGGCTCGCCACGAAAAGACTCCGTGCTATAG
- a CDS encoding hypothetical protein (EggNog:ENOG503P1T1) → MLPEPNITFTVPSLHDALDIDCRVYHPESLAPTSDAAQWKKHAAIFAHPYAPLGGSFDDPVVGIVASALLRMGFLVTTFNFRGAHGSAGKTSWTGKAEQADYKSVIGFVTHYVHFLNPYPHITLRRSHSEVRENEVELEGRVAAKIQLQPPTPEPTLMEATPLSAASTKPVLLMGGYSYGSMITAQLPEIEPVMALFETPENGTPAAEIRLRAEHLAEKQNTTLADLRAEFVDRQHAGSPRRTGGLRVGGIEDIRRPHEPRRSLSVELEERIRHGIEELMAKTKKGPKASQLTEIRDGDGPNSTRDAACSTSKHAATDHLPSIIGRTQYRPAYLLVSPLQGIVTNFIAISVPTQISSLARKAWNRLPAKPGKKSATSPEAPKPIVDNPENKLTQHDTLVVYGDNDVFTPVRKLRTWTARLQAVPNSKFRGVEVYSATHFWAQAKVAQTLRDAVIVFAQSLLAET, encoded by the exons ATGCTGCCAGAACCCAACATCACCTTTACGGTGCCGAGTCTCCACGACGCCCTCGACATCGACTGTCGTGTCTACCACCCCGAGTCACTCGCGCCCACGTCTGATGCCGCCCAATGGAAGAAACACGCCGCCATCTTTGCACATCCCTATGCACCTCTGGGCGGCAGCTTCGATGATCCCGTAGTGGGAATCGTTGCAAGTGCTCTTTTGCGGATGGGCTTCTTGGTTACGACCTTCAATTTCAGAGGGGCTCATGGATCGGCTGGAAAGACATCCTGGACGGGAAAGGCAGAACAGGCCGACTACAAGTCAGTGATAGGCTTCGTCACCCATTACGTTCATTTCCTGAACCCATATCCGCATATTACTCTCCGACGGTCCCATTCTGAAGTTCGCGAAAACGAGGTCGAACTGGAAGGCAGAGTTGCAGCCAAGATTCAGCTTCAGCCGCCCACTCCTGAGCCAACATTGATGGAAGCTACCCCTCTTTCTGCTGCCAGCACGAAGCCTGTTCTTCTGATGGGCGGTTATTCGTACGGCTCTATGATCACTGCTCAACTACCGGAAATCGAACCGGTTATGGCTTTGTTTGAGACACCTGAAAACGGAACGCCGGCTGCTGAGATCCGATTGAGGGCAGAGCATCTCGCCGAGAAGCAGAACACAACTTTGGCTGACCTGCGCGCCGAATTTGTGGACCGCCAGCACGCCGGATCGCCGCGGCGGACTGGGGGCCTCCGTGTTGGCGGCATCGAGGATATTCGTAGGCCCCATGAGCCCCGACGTTCACTGTCCGTCGAGCTTGAGGAGAGAATACGGCACGGGATTGAAGAGCTCATGGCCAAAACCAAGAAAGGACCCAAGGCATCCCAACTGACCGAGATTAGGGACGGTGATGGTCCAAATTCCACTCGTGATGCAGCCTGTTCAACCTCGAAGCATGCCGCTACAGATCACCTGCCCTCTATCATAGGACGAACTCAGTATCGACCGGCATATCTTCTGGTGTCACCTCTTCAGGGCATAGTTACAAACTTCATTGCCATATCGGTCCCTACGCAAATTTCCAGCCTTGCTCGGAAGGCCTGGAATCGGCTCCCAGCCAAGCCTGGCAAAAAATCTGCTACGTCGCCAGAAGCTCCAAAGCCAATTG TAGACAACCCGGAGAATAAGTTGACCCAACATGACACTCTGGTAGTATACGGCGACAACGATGTCTTTACGCCCGTCCGAAAGCTCAGGACTTGGACTGCCCGGTTGCAGGCGGTACCCAACTCCAAGTTtcgaggtgttgaggtgTACAGTGCAACGCACTTCTGGGCACAAGCGAAGGTCGCCCAAACCTTGCGCGATGCTGTCATCGTGTTTGCCCAGTCTCTGCTCGCTGAAACATGA
- a CDS encoding hypothetical protein (EggNog:ENOG503NZ98; COG:V; MEROPS:MER0034961), producing MSSDQKLSLDADYARAIAPYASYVPPVPTDAESLRKQNDFMINTVMSLFPCPARSRVAETELSYKSADGTELKLHRFDPPASSSTPAPAGRPCVLYLHGGGFVSGSVTSFRKDIIRYAAETRLTFYAPAYRLSPEAPFPKPLEDAHAALEFLRDNAQEQNIDPKRIGVMGISAGGGLAAGLALEARDKKFVPAIKKLVLIYPMLDDRTRIREDHPLNEHLTWTNKKNEIGWQAYLGGAGARTVSSPDASVYAAPARAEDLSGLPPTYLDVGGLDLFKDEVNAFGAKLLAGKVDVEFHLYPGVPHAWEWLSHECPVTQKAVNNRVFALRSL from the coding sequence atgTCTTCCGACCAAAAGCTCAGTCTTGACGCCGACTATGCCAGGGCCATAGCACCCTATGCATCATATGTCCCACCCGTCCCAACTGACGCTGAATCACTCCGCAAACAGAATGATTTCATGATCAACACCGTCATGAGCCTCTTCCCCTGCCCGGCGAGAAGCAGAGTTGCCGAAACAGAACTCTCATACAAGTCGGCCGACGGCACTGAGCTCAAACTCCACCGCTTCGACCCCCCagcatcttcatcaacaccggCACCAGCTGGACGTCCTTGCGTCCTCTATCTCCATGGAGGTGGCTTTGTCTCCGGCTCGGTTACATCCTTCAGAAAAGACATCATCCGCTATGCGGCCGAGACAAGGCTGACCTTCTATGCTCCCGCTTATCGGCTCTCTCCCGAGGCCCCTTTCCCAAAACCGCTGGAAGATGCGCACGCTGCCTTGGAGTTCCTCCGCGACAATGCACAAGAACAGAACATCGATCCAAAGAGAATTGGTGTTATGGGAATCAGCGCCGGGGGTGGTCTGGCCGCTGGCTTGGCACTCGAGGCTCGCGATAAGAAGTTTGTGcccgccatcaagaagctggtGTTGATATACCCCATGCTCGATGACAGAACGCGCATCCGGGAGGACCATCCGCTGAACGAGCACCTGACATGGACAAACAAAAAGAATGAAATCGGCTGGCAGGCTTATTTGGGCGGTGCCGGTGCCAGAACTGTGAGTAGTCCTGACGCGAGCGTGTATGCAGCGCCGGCAAGGGCTGAGGATCTGTCTGGGTTGCCGCCGACTTatcttgatgttggagggTTGGACTTGTTCAAGGACGAGGTGAATGCATTTGGCGCCAAGCTGCTCGCGGGCAAGGTGGACGTCGAGTTCCATCTCTATCCAGGCGTGCCCCATGCTTGGGAGTGGTTGAGCCATGAGTGCCCTGTGACACAGAAGGCAGTGAACAACAGAGTCTTCGCACTCCGTAGTTTGTAG
- a CDS encoding hypothetical protein (COG:S; EggNog:ENOG503NYCV), translated as MNGQIQNLASNRRSWIYQRTAPLITARHGSKKKPMYYRETAKEARALPGERVYVGIYARIEAPRIPVFFWICSIQQRSLLLLLVFYFLVAKTIGKEKKKPMKWLTLSALIAPSQAALRFGCSTLTIQRLDPLVEPGALPSAHLHQIVGGDAFNASMSGDIGEQGTCTTCTFSEDFSNYWTAVMFFKHPNGTYKRVPIMQNTALPNGINGGMTVYYTQQDFNSNGNVKITSFPPGFRMVVGNPTTTSLSGSRANVGLKFVCLENKGTRFPELSDFPTKPCRGGIMTVHHFPACWDGKNVDSPDHQSHMYNTGKEAFQNAGPCPASHPVRMPQVAYETLWDTTQFNSMWPSGGANPFTLSYTDSKGYGTHADYLFGWKGDSLQRAMDHSCMFNACENGRPLKSQNVAAMNRCTIKKIVNEDTGDNWIKAMPGQTAAS; from the exons ATGAACGGGCAAATACAGAATTTAGCATCTAATAGACGATCCTGGATATATCAGAGGACGGCACCTCTTATCACGGCACGACACGgctcaaaaaaaaaaccaatGTACTATAGAGAAACTGCAAAAGAGGCAAGAGCTTTGCCAGGCGAGCGAGTGTATGTAGGTATATATGCCCGCATCGAGGCACCCCGGATACCGGTGTTCTTCTGGATCTGTTCTATCCAGCAACGGTCCCTACTCCTGCTCCTTGTGTTTTATTTTCTCGTGGCAAAGACAATAggcaaggaaaaaaaaaaacccatgAAGTGGCTCACTCTTTCTGCGCTCATCGCGCCCTCCCAGGCTGCGTTGCGCTTCGGATGCTCGACCTTGACCATCCAGCGTCTCGACCCCCTCGTTGAGCCTGGCGCGCTTCCTTCAgctcatcttcaccaaattgtcggtggtgatgccttCAACGCCTCGATGAGCGGTGACATTGGTGAGCAGGGAACTTGCACGACCTGCACCTTTAGCGAGGACTTTTCCAACTACTGGACCGCCGTTATGTTCTTCAAGCACCCCAACGGCACCTACAAGCGTGTCCCCATCATGCAGAACACAGCCCTGCCCAACGGCATCAACGGTGGTATGACCGTCTATTACACCCAGCAGGACTTCAACTCGAACGGCAATGTCAAGATCACATCGTTCCCGCCC GGCTTCCGCATGGTCGTCggcaacccaaccaccacctccctcagcgGCTCCCGCGCCAATGTCGGCCTCAAGTTCGTATGCCTCGAGAACAAGGGCACCCGCTTCCCCGAGCTCTCCGACTTCCCAACCAAGCCTTGCAGAGGCGGCATCATGACAGTCCACCATTTCCCAGC CTGCTGGGACGGCAAAAACGTCGACTCCCCCGACCACCAATCACACATGTACAACACCGGCAAGGAAGCCTTCCAAAATGCCGGCCCCTGCCCCGCCTCCCACCCCGTCCGCATGCCCCAGGTCGCCTACGAGACCCTCTGGGACACGACTCAGTTCAACAGCATGTGGCCCTCTGGCGGcgccaaccccttcaccctctcctaCACCGACTCCAAGGGCTACGGCACCCACGCCGACTACCTCTTCGGCTGGAAGGGCGACTCCCTCCAGAGAGCCATGGACCACTCGTGCATGTTCAACGCGTGCGAGAACGGCCGGCCGCTCAAGTCGCAGAATGTCGCCGCGATGAACAGGTgcaccatcaagaagattgtGAATGAGGATACCGGTGATAACT GGATCAAGGCTATGCCCGGCCAGACTGCTGCCAGCTAA